TACAGGAAGTTGATGACTCTTATTTATAAAAACGCTCATTTTCCGCCAACCTCGAATAATCAGCTTCAATTATTAAAAGATGGTAAAACAACTTTTGAATCTATTTTTAAGACATTAGAAAAAGCTCAAAGTAAAATACATTTACAGTACTATATATTCGAAGAAGGAATACTCACAGACCGCTTGTTGCTTTTATTTGAAGAAAAGGTAAAACAAGGTGTTCAGGTACGAATGATCTATGATGGCGTTGGTAGTTTTTCACTAAGCAAGTTATATTTAAAAAAGTTAAAAGTAATTGGGGTAAAGGTTTATCCTTTTCTTCCTTTTAAGTTTGGTCGTTTTCTTTCCTCACTCAACTATAGAAATCATCGAAAAATAATAGTAGTAGATAGTGAAATTGCATTTACAGGAGGTATTAATATATCAGATAAATATTTAAAGGGTGATCATAGTTTGGGTAATTGGCATGATATGCATTTAAAAATCGAAGGACCTGCAGCAGCTCATTTAGATTACGTTTTTGCTATGGATTGGTATTTGGTTAGTCAAGAAACCATAATACCTATTACTTCATTAAAGCCAAGTACTTCTGAAACTACTGGCAAACTTGTGCAAATTGTATCAGGGGGTCCAGATGATGATTTTCCATCATTAGAACAAGCTTATTTCACCATAATGAATAAGGCAAAAAAATACCTTTATATTACGAATCCTTACATTATTCCTGGTCCCGCAATTATGCAAGCGCTGCAAACAGCAGCTTTAGGAGGTGTAGATGTTCGTTTACTAGTATCTGAGAAAATAGATAGTAAAATTGTAGGTTGGAGTGTAAAATCATACTTTGAAGCTTTACTGAAATCAGGTATAAAAATCTATCTTTTTCCTGATGGCTTTTTACATAGTAAAATTATTGTGAGTGACGATTCCGTTTCAACTATAGGTACAGCAAATTTAGATGATCGAAGCTTTGAGCAGAACTACGAAGTCAATGCTATTATATATGATCAAGAATTTGCTATGTTGCTAAAAGATGATTTTTTAAAAGATGCTCAAATCAGCAGTATGCTTTCATATCAAGAATATATTAAAAGACCATGGAGCGATAAGTTAAAAGAAGGTTTTGGTAAAGTATTCAGTCCTGTTTTATGAGTCTGCCATCTCAAGACCTAATTCATTTTTACCCACTGTATGAGCCAACCAACTATCAATATTTTTGAAGGTAATTTCGGCAATGTGTTGTAAAGCTTCTTTGGTGACAAAGGCTTGATGCGGTGTGAGCAGCACATTAGAAAAAGTTAATAATTTTTTTAAATCTTCATCTTTAATACTGTCTTTACTATTATCTTTAAAGAACGTACCTTTTTCTTTTTCATAAACGTCGGTGCAATAGCCAGCAATGGCACCTTTCTCT
The sequence above is drawn from the Cellulophaga sp. Hel_I_12 genome and encodes:
- the cls gene encoding cardiolipin synthase encodes the protein MLTILFLVFYLVVALFIITSILLHGAKPSKTLGWLLAIFTIPVGGIILYLLLGRNRRKSKLLKLKKAIFLKLPKPSTEHMASMSGKYRKLMTLIYKNAHFPPTSNNQLQLLKDGKTTFESIFKTLEKAQSKIHLQYYIFEEGILTDRLLLLFEEKVKQGVQVRMIYDGVGSFSLSKLYLKKLKVIGVKVYPFLPFKFGRFLSSLNYRNHRKIIVVDSEIAFTGGINISDKYLKGDHSLGNWHDMHLKIEGPAAAHLDYVFAMDWYLVSQETIIPITSLKPSTSETTGKLVQIVSGGPDDDFPSLEQAYFTIMNKAKKYLYITNPYIIPGPAIMQALQTAALGGVDVRLLVSEKIDSKIVGWSVKSYFEALLKSGIKIYLFPDGFLHSKIIVSDDSVSTIGTANLDDRSFEQNYEVNAIIYDQEFAMLLKDDFLKDAQISSMLSYQEYIKRPWSDKLKEGFGKVFSPVL